A single region of the Vidua macroura isolate BioBank_ID:100142 chromosome 12, ASM2450914v1, whole genome shotgun sequence genome encodes:
- the PTPN9 gene encoding tyrosine-protein phosphatase non-receptor type 9, producing the protein MAAELSAEEEQATKQFLEEINKWTGQYNVSPLSWNVAVKFLMARKFDVLRAIELFHSYRETRLKEGIVKLKPHEEPLRSELLSGKFTILSVRDPSGASIALFTAKLHHPSKSVQHVVLQALFYLLDRAVESFETQRNGLVFIYDMAGSQYTNFELDLSKKILNLLKGAFPARLKKVFIVGAPMWFRVPYSIISLLLKEKLRERVQMVKMSELKDHLPRECLPEYLGGSLKLDPLSWNCRFLPQQNGHPDPLDELILVQLAAPKDNGSVHVPGPKSVTLQELLDHVSHKQKRGIYEEYEDIRRRSPAGTFACSLAPYNQDKNRYGDVPCLDQTRVKLAKPYSRPELTDYINASFMDGYKQRNAYIGTQGPLENTYGDFWRMVWEQNVLVIVMTTRLEEGGRRKCGQYWPLEKDFQVCFGALTITNLGVENLNHYKKTILEIHSSETRERRLVSHFQYLSWPDYGVPSSAATLIDFLGAVKQQQRVAVSALGPRFKGHPGGPPVVVHCSAGIGRTGTFCALDICLSQLQDVGTLNIYQTVLRMRSQRAFSIQTPEQYYFCYTAILEHAQREGLLLTNHSRAAQEKSSPGH; encoded by the exons ATGGCCGCGGAGCTCAGCGCCGAGGAGGAGCAG GCAACCAAGCAGTTCCTGGAGGAGATCAACAAGTGGACAGGGCAGTACAATGTGTCCCCGCTCTCCTGGAATGTGGCTGTCAAGTTCCTCATGGCCCGCAAGTTCGACGTCCTGCGGGCCATCGAGCTCTTCCACTCCTACCGG GAGACGCGGCTGAAGGAGGGGATTGTGAAGCTGAAGCCGCACGAGGAGCCGCTGCGCTCGGAGCTGCTCAGCGGCAAGTTCACCATTCTG AGCGTGCGGGACCCCTCGGGAGCCTCCATCGCCCTGTTCACAGCCAAGCTGCACCACCCCAGCAAGAGCGTGCAGCACGTGGTGCTCCAGGCACTCTTCTACCTGCTGGACCGAGCTGTGGAGAG cTTTGAGACACAAAGGAACGGGCTGGTATTCATCTACGACATGGCAGGGTCACAGTACACCAACTTCGAGCTGGACCTCAGCAAGAAGATCCTCAATCTGCTCAAG GGTGCCTTCCCAGCTCGGCTCAAGAAGGTTTTCATCGTGGGAGCACCCATGTGGTTCCGCGTGCCCTACTCCATCATCAGcctgctgctgaaggagaagCTGCGGGAGCGG GTGCAGATGGTGAAGATGTCAGAGCTGAAGGATCACCTGCCCCGGGAATGCCTCCCTGAGTACCTCGGAGGGTCCCTCAAACTGGACCCTCTGAGCTGGAATTGCCGGTTCCTGCCCCAGCAGAACGGGCACCCCGACCCCCTGGACGAGCTCATCCTGGTGCAGCTGGCGGCCCCCAAAGATAACGGCTCCGTCCATGTCCCCGGGCCCAAGTCCGTCaccctccaggagctgctggatcaTGTCAGCCACAAGCAGAAACGTGGCATCTATGAGGAGTACGAAGACATTCGGCGCAGGAGCCCGGCCGGCACCTTCGCCTGCTCTTT GGCACCCTACAACCAGGACAAGAACCGGTACGGGGACGTGCCCTGCCTGGACCAAACCCGTGTCAAGCTGGCAAAGCCATACAGCCGCCCAGAG CTAACTGACTACATCAACGCGAGCTTCATGGATGGCTACAAGCAGAGGAATGCTTACATTGGCACTCAGG GGCCTCTGGAAAACACCTACGGCGACTTCTGGCGCATGGTGTGGGAGCAGAACGTCCTGGTGATCGTGATGACAACCCG gctggaggagggaggcaggaggaagtGCGGCCAGTACTGGCCTCTGGAAAAGGATTTCCAGGTGTGCTTTGGGGCCCTGACCATCACCAACCTGGGCGTAGAGAACCTCAACCATTACAAGAAAACCATCCTGGAGATCCACAGCTCAGAG ACCAGGGAGCGGCGGCTGGTGTCCCACTTCCAGTATCTGAGCTGGCCAGATTATGGCGTCCCCTCTTCCGCCGCCACTCTCATTGACTTTTTGGGGGCcgtgaagcagcagcagagagtgGCTGTCAGCGCCCTGGGACCTCGCTTCAAGGGTCACCCCGGGGGACCCCCAGTCGTGGTGCACTGCAGCGCTGGCATTGGCAGGACAG GTACCTTCTGCGCGCTGGACATCTGCctgtcacagctgcaggacgTGGGCACCCTGAACATCTACCAGACAGTGCTGCGCATGCGGAGCCAGCGCGCCTTCAGCATCCAGACCCCCGAGCAGTATTACTTCTGCTACACCGCCATCCTCGAGCACGCCCAGCGCGAGGGCCTGCTGCTCACCAACCACAGCCGGGCCGCCCAGGAGAAGAGCTCGCCGGGGCACTGA
- the LOC128813494 gene encoding basic proline-rich protein-like — translation MHESLKNFKKRGEIPVVSACQVHSTGGRAEGCGSPLKSQENYWVHEELSGFRASTRRSNRSFRRAAPCSGRAAEKPRGEPAAVPEPPPSGTAAGARPGTALSRQLRREVGRTPGPGSTAPPAPGSRNAPPPPRRRLRRAARPVPGPCNAGGRWRGRSRRSPGAAPGGGRAEGRAEEAAPGSQRAQRPPHAPPAAPAMPGPGHPGGAGRGGRTRGRPRGPGLPGEPRRGHRPAPPPPRPPQPRAAAAPAPGPAPYGSPEGAGPGPGGLPCPPPRSSLPRSGSWRRPGVPQGPGVAGTSRAGGGGGLSPAQ, via the coding sequence ATGCACGAGAGcctgaagaattttaaaaaaaggggtGAAATACCAGTAGTAAGCGCCTGCCAAGTTCACAGCACGGGAGGACGAGCAGAGGGATGCGGCTCGCCATTAAAATCGCAGGAGAATTACTGGGTGCACGAGGAGCTCTCGGGTTTCCGCGCATCCACGCGTCGCTCCAACAGGTCCTTCCGGAGAGCCGCGCCGTGCAGCGGCAGAGCTGCGGAGAAGCCGCGCGGGGAACCCGCGGCCgtcccggagccgccgccgagCGGGACCGCGGCGGGGGCACGGCCCGGCACAGCGCTTTCACGGCAACTCCGCCGGGAAGTTGGGCGAACACCGGGACCGGGGAGCaccgcgccccccgcccccggctCTCGGAacgccccccccccgccccggcggcggctccggcgcgCGGCGCGGCCGGTACCGGGGCCATGCAATGCGGGCGGGCGCTGGCGGGGGCGGTCCCGCCGCAGcccgggagcggcaccgggcGGAGGGCGGGCGGAGGGGCGGGCGGAGGAGGCGGCGCCCGGCTCGCAGCGCGCCCAGCGGCCGCCGCACGCtccgcccgccgctcccgccaTGCCGGGGCCGGGACaccccggcggggcggggcggggcgggaggaCGCGCGGCCGCCCGCGCGGGCCGGGGCTCCCCGGGGAGCCGCGCCGCGGACACCGACcggcgcccccccccccccgccccccccaaccccgcgccgccgccgcaccGGCGCCGGGCCCCGCCCCCTACGGATCGCCGGAGGGGgccggccccgggcccggcggcctcccctgcccgccGCCCCGCTCTTCCTTACCTCGAAGCGGCTCCTGGCGGCGGCCGGGTGTCCCTCAGGGTCCGGGGGTGGCGGGCACCtcccgggcgggcggcgggggcgggctGTCCCCGGCGCAGTGA